A single region of the Thermoanaerobacterium aotearoense genome encodes:
- a CDS encoding pectinesterase family protein, producing MGIGKKLNSFVSFLLAFLMVFTMPMSKAFADTTSSGPAAPVDLQVLSGSVTDTGFTLVWHKPDNYSDITDYKITVSDSVYEQVYYASENQTVASPYIKQFYDKNVGDLKDDSGNTVKSAYKISMHSFVLTGLKPDTLYTIQVQSVDTNGNTSTPVTITQSTAPSTPSENIINIESTGAVGDGVLADDADDIPSSGTLNTAAIQKAIDECPDGGVVLVPAGKIFVTGPIHLKSNMTLDVEGTLLGTTDPDQYPNPYDTDPSQVGQKSAPLISTVNTDVYGNTIQYQNIRIVGHGVINGNGWAQVSSKDTSVPIDDQFDQYQKGNSSNISTTAKNHLALNQFNKYSSQGTSNAYATRSNLMVFNNVNGLYIGDGLTVTNPSFHTISVSNSQNVVLNQLIASTYDCNNGDGIDFGNSTGLTVVNSVFNTGDDDVNFDAGVGLSGEQNPPTGNAWVFDNYFGRGHGVIAMGSHTAAWIQNILAEDNVINGTAIGLRGKSQSGNGGGARNITFRDSALAYITDNDGSPFLLTDGYSSALPTDTSNWAPDEPTFHDITVENCTVNGSKKYAIMFQGAPDGFDYNITFNNVFFGAGTYQTKIYYLKNSTFNNVVFYGSTPNYDGDQTTPVNPWHFVHSTNIQFTGNTTQPQIPEWPSNSTATVSNVTYDSATVTWTSAVSGTYTGYQLVGADGTILGKVDASTTAYDLTGLNPDTQYTITVEATDDQNNTIFGPIVTFTTTKASSTGQEGGGTETIDYNKIDVWDFGAEQLDPTKYNNKLTVDIINSLYPGVTPGTSGVTINGFTLNNGEFVFSDGGKLNTHRLRTINTNLTRYDSKSLKSSDGSITYSGYLYSNSSANPNVYIGVYLQKDDIVTLVVASNGNPSTIVFQSPSGNISTQVHTLGSSTASVMTFYASEEGLYKIYSKDEKLVVARVYRQHTRPVTVSGTVSAPSDLSNYGITFTNKENGEVTTADVVNGKYTVTLNENYDYDVSLNNANGYLITSAKTLSIANGAGDQTFDVSVEKASLVTLTGHITGLSQDALAKLKLNFISSNTYVPQINISSDGSYTVQLETGVTYTLDAEGVNDYTLNENTISANSDGTHDFMFTKKPTYQITVNTTGLDDSIKSSATITFTNINEPGYSYTFNLTDSNINLRDGQYKISIKGTGEYPVVLTPTPDLIVKDAPNTVDLNFKPITKWDFAMYNSIALGPGIETINGSNYYLGLKLSSSGVSENNYYLLLSKGGTIDVPVKSGDIVFVSYTSSAAFNFNNDNTTNVDVNLGSTNQIKTATYVAQSDGYVTLTGIAGNNASQTYLTSIRVYTQIPYKETITVGPKDCDYTSISDALDAVRAMYRPNNERVTIEVQPGNYEEMLVIDVPNVTIKNASTQPSINLTNQGVGIDKNAVRITSYYGTGYSYYSMGPDGKYHADLLAVNKENGYLAYHNPGAGTTNGSFWNATVVVYADGFEADGIIFENSYNQYISDKEANDVVVPDVGNKGVRPTDVGDTAVQNKSFVERAAALAIADNAKQIYFNNCRFVGRQDTLYGGNNSIAAFNKCAVMGSTDYIFGPMTAVFYKCQLVFNTSDASNDVGYITAAQQSSGRGFLMYNCTVTSTTPGVDTASTKHSKPGYFGRPWLANTSEVVFDKTIIEPTDYSGTMQSLIQPAGWLSTLGGTSPKMYEYDTMEALAGVDNTSQRVSWATVIKDGKLLDGTDISTADKAITAFLGDWIPFNIDPQDDVAVIVNPSDNGSNGNGTTGQEGGSTGGSTGNNGSNTGSANNTSGSVNTTTTNNNGAVNNTIGVITKNGNVITLTLDAGKAKDLIVNSKDKKVIFDITTIGEGQQKVVQISKDILDTSAANGKDIVIKSDNASIALTKDALNQNQIQNGVNVSIKDNGKPNVTNYVPLSNVVDITISGSSGNVTLAKPVEVTLNISKANDPRKVAVYYYNSTTNQWEYVGGKVDASSGTITFNATHFSQYAAFEYDKTFNDVKDSWAKDVIEVLASRHIVEGMTDTQYEPNKTVTRAEFTAMILRLLNIKEEAYSGEFSDVKSGDWYANAIEAAYKAGIIEGDGKNARPNDSITREEMTAIAMRAYEMLTQYEEENIGATTFSDDKSISDWARNVVANAAKLGIVNGEPNNVFEPKGNATRAEAAAIIYGLLEKSGNI from the coding sequence ATGGGTATAGGAAAGAAACTCAATAGCTTCGTTTCATTTTTATTGGCATTTTTAATGGTGTTTACAATGCCAATGAGTAAAGCATTTGCAGATACGACTTCTTCTGGACCGGCTGCACCTGTTGATCTTCAAGTCTTATCAGGTTCTGTAACCGATACAGGTTTTACGCTTGTTTGGCATAAACCAGACAATTACAGTGATATTACCGACTACAAGATTACTGTAAGCGATAGTGTATATGAACAAGTGTACTATGCAAGTGAAAATCAAACAGTGGCAAGTCCATATATTAAGCAATTTTACGATAAGAATGTTGGAGATTTAAAGGATGACAGTGGAAATACTGTTAAGAGTGCATATAAGATTTCGATGCATTCATTTGTGCTTACAGGGCTTAAGCCTGATACGTTGTATACGATTCAAGTACAATCTGTAGATACTAATGGCAATACATCAACACCGGTTACAATCACGCAAAGCACTGCACCTTCAACGCCAAGTGAAAACATCATAAATATAGAGTCAACAGGCGCTGTAGGTGATGGTGTGCTGGCTGACGATGCAGATGATATACCATCATCAGGCACTTTAAATACTGCAGCAATACAAAAGGCAATTGACGAATGTCCAGACGGCGGCGTTGTATTGGTGCCTGCTGGAAAGATATTTGTCACAGGACCTATACATCTTAAAAGCAATATGACACTTGATGTAGAAGGTACGCTTTTAGGCACTACGGATCCTGATCAATATCCCAATCCATACGATACTGATCCGAGTCAAGTAGGACAGAAGTCAGCACCTCTTATTTCGACAGTTAATACAGATGTATATGGCAATACAATACAATATCAAAACATAAGAATTGTAGGACATGGCGTAATAAATGGCAATGGATGGGCACAAGTTTCCAGCAAAGATACCAGTGTGCCGATTGATGATCAATTTGACCAGTATCAAAAGGGAAATAGCAGCAACATATCGACTACTGCGAAAAACCACCTTGCCTTAAATCAGTTTAATAAATATTCATCTCAAGGTACCAGCAATGCTTATGCTACAAGGTCTAACTTGATGGTATTTAACAATGTCAATGGACTTTACATCGGCGACGGACTTACAGTGACTAATCCGTCTTTCCATACAATATCTGTTTCAAACTCGCAAAATGTAGTTTTAAATCAATTGATTGCTTCAACTTATGACTGCAACAATGGCGATGGTATAGATTTTGGCAACAGTACAGGCTTGACTGTTGTAAATTCTGTATTCAATACAGGGGATGACGATGTCAATTTCGATGCAGGCGTCGGACTTTCAGGTGAACAAAATCCTCCGACTGGAAATGCATGGGTGTTTGACAACTACTTTGGCAGAGGACATGGTGTAATAGCGATGGGCAGCCATACTGCAGCGTGGATTCAGAACATTTTAGCTGAGGACAATGTCATAAATGGAACTGCTATAGGACTAAGAGGTAAATCTCAAAGTGGCAATGGAGGTGGTGCAAGAAATATTACATTTAGAGATAGTGCTCTTGCGTATATAACAGATAATGACGGATCGCCATTTTTGCTAACAGACGGATACTCAAGCGCATTGCCTACAGATACCAGCAATTGGGCTCCAGATGAACCGACATTCCACGACATCACGGTGGAAAATTGTACGGTAAATGGATCTAAAAAATACGCCATAATGTTCCAGGGTGCTCCAGATGGATTTGATTACAATATTACTTTCAACAATGTATTTTTTGGCGCTGGAACGTATCAGACGAAGATTTACTACTTAAAAAACAGCACATTTAACAATGTAGTTTTCTATGGTTCTACTCCTAATTATGACGGTGACCAAACGACTCCTGTAAATCCATGGCATTTTGTTCATTCAACTAATATACAGTTTACGGGAAATACTACACAGCCGCAGATTCCGGAGTGGCCATCAAATAGTACAGCTACGGTATCAAATGTGACGTACGACAGTGCAACAGTAACTTGGACAAGTGCAGTTTCTGGCACTTATACAGGATATCAGCTTGTAGGTGCAGACGGCACCATATTGGGGAAAGTTGATGCAAGTACTACGGCTTACGATCTTACAGGACTTAATCCAGATACTCAGTACACAATAACTGTTGAAGCAACAGATGACCAAAACAATACTATCTTTGGGCCAATAGTTACATTTACTACTACCAAGGCAAGTAGCACCGGACAGGAAGGTGGTGGAACGGAGACGATAGATTACAACAAGATAGATGTATGGGACTTTGGCGCAGAACAGCTTGATCCAACAAAATACAACAATAAATTAACGGTGGACATTATAAATAGCTTGTATCCAGGTGTTACTCCGGGAACATCAGGCGTTACAATAAATGGATTTACGCTTAACAATGGAGAATTTGTATTTAGCGATGGAGGAAAATTAAATACACATAGGCTAAGGACAATAAATACAAATCTAACTCGGTATGATTCAAAATCTTTGAAAAGCAGTGATGGAAGCATAACTTATTCAGGATATCTTTATTCAAATTCAAGCGCAAATCCTAATGTATATATAGGAGTTTATTTACAAAAAGACGACATTGTTACTTTGGTAGTAGCATCAAACGGAAATCCATCTACGATTGTTTTTCAGTCGCCCAGCGGAAATATCTCTACTCAAGTTCATACGTTAGGTTCAAGTACAGCAAGTGTGATGACGTTTTATGCATCAGAAGAAGGACTTTACAAGATATATTCTAAAGATGAGAAACTTGTAGTGGCCAGAGTTTATAGGCAGCATACGAGACCAGTGACTGTCAGCGGCACAGTGTCAGCACCATCAGATCTTTCGAATTATGGAATTACATTCACAAATAAAGAAAACGGAGAAGTTACAACGGCAGATGTTGTCAATGGGAAATACACAGTGACATTAAACGAAAATTATGATTATGATGTAAGCCTAAACAATGCCAATGGATACCTTATTACAAGTGCGAAGACTCTATCAATAGCAAATGGTGCAGGCGATCAGACATTTGATGTTAGTGTGGAAAAGGCATCTCTCGTAACTTTGACGGGTCATATTACAGGGCTCTCGCAGGATGCGCTGGCAAAGTTGAAACTGAACTTTATATCTTCAAATACTTATGTACCACAAATAAATATATCAAGTGACGGCTCTTACACTGTTCAGCTTGAAACTGGTGTAACTTATACCTTGGATGCGGAAGGTGTTAATGATTATACCCTTAATGAAAATACAATAAGTGCGAATAGCGATGGAACGCATGATTTTATGTTTACAAAAAAGCCTACTTATCAAATTACCGTAAATACAACAGGACTTGACGACTCTATAAAAAGCAGTGCTACAATCACATTTACAAATATAAATGAGCCAGGCTATAGCTATACGTTTAATCTAACTGATAGCAATATTAATTTAAGAGATGGACAATATAAGATTAGCATAAAAGGAACGGGTGAATACCCTGTTGTATTGACTCCAACACCTGATTTAATAGTAAAAGACGCACCTAATACAGTTGATTTGAATTTTAAACCTATAACAAAATGGGATTTTGCTATGTATAACTCCATTGCATTGGGACCAGGTATTGAGACAATTAATGGGTCTAACTACTATTTGGGTCTCAAGCTTTCAAGCAGTGGAGTCTCTGAAAATAATTATTACCTACTGCTTTCTAAAGGAGGAACTATAGATGTTCCTGTAAAATCAGGAGATATAGTCTTTGTAAGTTACACAAGTAGTGCAGCATTTAACTTTAATAATGATAATACTACAAATGTAGATGTTAACTTAGGTAGTACAAATCAAATCAAGACAGCTACTTATGTTGCACAAAGCGACGGATACGTGACCTTAACGGGTATTGCTGGCAATAATGCATCGCAAACATATTTGACAAGTATTAGAGTCTATACACAGATTCCTTATAAAGAAACTATAACTGTAGGTCCAAAAGATTGTGACTATACTTCGATTAGTGATGCATTAGATGCTGTTAGAGCAATGTATCGTCCAAATAACGAAAGAGTCACTATTGAAGTTCAACCCGGTAATTACGAAGAAATGCTGGTTATAGATGTGCCGAACGTTACAATAAAAAATGCAAGCACACAACCAAGTATTAATTTGACCAATCAGGGTGTCGGAATTGACAAAAATGCCGTAAGGATAACTTCATATTACGGTACAGGGTATAGTTACTACAGTATGGGACCAGATGGCAAATATCATGCAGATTTATTAGCTGTAAATAAGGAAAATGGTTATTTGGCATACCATAACCCTGGTGCAGGCACTACGAATGGTAGTTTTTGGAACGCAACAGTAGTTGTCTATGCAGATGGGTTCGAGGCAGATGGGATTATATTTGAAAATTCATACAATCAATATATATCTGATAAAGAAGCCAATGATGTGGTAGTGCCTGATGTCGGCAATAAAGGTGTGAGACCTACAGATGTAGGAGATACTGCAGTCCAAAATAAATCATTTGTAGAAAGAGCTGCTGCGCTTGCAATAGCTGATAATGCGAAACAAATATACTTTAACAATTGCAGATTTGTTGGAAGGCAAGATACACTATATGGTGGAAACAATTCAATAGCAGCATTTAATAAATGTGCAGTTATGGGTTCTACTGATTATATATTTGGTCCAATGACGGCTGTATTCTATAAGTGTCAGCTTGTTTTTAACACAAGCGATGCAAGCAACGATGTAGGGTATATTACCGCTGCCCAGCAATCATCTGGGAGAGGTTTCTTGATGTACAATTGTACTGTAACATCAACAACACCTGGTGTTGATACTGCATCTACAAAGCATTCTAAACCGGGATATTTTGGTAGGCCTTGGTTGGCTAATACCAGTGAAGTTGTATTTGATAAGACTATAATAGAACCTACTGATTATTCCGGCACTATGCAATCGCTGATACAACCAGCAGGATGGCTTTCAACACTTGGAGGAACATCACCAAAGATGTATGAATATGACACTATGGAAGCCTTAGCGGGTGTTGACAATACATCTCAAAGAGTTTCATGGGCTACAGTAATAAAAGACGGAAAATTATTGGACGGCACAGATATTTCCACTGCAGATAAGGCTATAACAGCATTTCTTGGAGATTGGATACCTTTTAATATAGATCCTCAGGATGATGTTGCGGTTATAGTAAACCCAAGCGATAATGGTAGCAATGGTAATGGTACTACAGGTCAAGAAGGTGGAAGCACTGGCGGCAGTACCGGCAATAATGGCAGTAACACAGGCAGTGCAAATAATACCAGTGGAAGTGTCAATACAACTACTACAAATAACAATGGTGCTGTAAACAATACAATAGGTGTAATCACAAAGAACGGCAACGTTATTACATTGACGCTTGATGCAGGAAAAGCTAAAGACCTTATAGTAAATTCAAAGGACAAGAAAGTCATATTTGACATAACAACAATAGGTGAGGGACAACAGAAAGTCGTGCAGATTTCTAAGGACATTTTAGACACAAGCGCTGCCAACGGCAAAGACATCGTCATAAAATCAGACAATGCATCGATAGCACTCACGAAAGATGCACTTAATCAAAACCAGATACAAAACGGTGTCAATGTATCAATAAAAGACAATGGAAAGCCTAATGTGACAAATTATGTGCCACTTTCTAATGTAGTTGACATAACAATAAGCGGTAGCAGTGGGAATGTAACATTGGCAAAACCAGTAGAGGTGACATTAAATATATCAAAAGCTAACGATCCAAGAAAAGTAGCAGTTTACTACTACAACTCAACGACAAACCAATGGGAGTACGTAGGTGGTAAAGTAGACGCATCATCTGGAACAATAACATTCAATGCAACACACTTCTCGCAATATGCGGCATTTGAGTACGACAAGACATTTAATGACGTAAAAGACAGTTGGGCGAAAGACGTAATAGAAGTATTAGCGTCAAGGCACATAGTAGAAGGAATGACAGACACTCAGTATGAACCAAACAAGACAGTGACGAGAGCAGAATTTACAGCAATGATACTGAGGCTATTAAACATAAAAGAAGAAGCATACAGTGGAGAATTTAGCGATGTAAAAAGTGGAGACTGGTATGCAAACGCGATAGAAGCAGCATACAAAGCAGGGATAATCGAAGGTGACGGAAAGAACGCAAGGCCAAATGACAGCATAACAAGAGAAGAGATGACAGCAATAGCCATGAGGGCATACGAGATGCTGACACAGTACGAAGAAGAGAATATAGGTGCGACAACATTTAGCGACGACAAATCCATAAGCGATTGGGCAAGAAATGTAGTGGCAAATGCAGCGAAATTAGGAATAGTAAATGGGGAGCCAAATAACGTATTTGAACCTAAAGGAAATGCCACAAGAGCAGAAGCAGCAGCTATCATATACGGCTTATTAGAAAAAAGCGGAAACATATAA
- a CDS encoding PTS fructose transporter subunit IIC, whose product MKKIVAITACPTGIAHTYMAAENLEMAGKELNVAIKVETQGSIGAENQLTENDINEADAVIIAAATKVDKSRFEGKPILEVPVEEAIKNPKELIEKALKMEKPKNYVEKVEKIHEERASQRTGAYKHLMTGVSYMIPFVVAGGISIALSFLWGYKAFQVPGTLPAALMQIGGGSAFALMVPILSGFLAYSIADRPGLVPGMVGGMLAVSTGAGFLGGIISGFLAGYTVYYLKKTIKLPKTMEGLMPVLILPVLSTLIVGLLMIYVVGTPMKTIMTGLTNWLKGMSSTNAVIFGALLGLMMAFDMGGPVNKTAYTFATGLLASNVFMPMAAVMAAGMTPPLGLALATVIFKNRFTKEEREAGKAAWVLGASFITEGAIPFAAADPFRVIPSIMVGSAVTGALSMLFHIELRAPHGGIFVIPIAVSNPLLYIFAILVGMVVTAFMIGLLKKKVS is encoded by the coding sequence ATGAAAAAGATTGTTGCCATTACTGCATGCCCTACAGGTATAGCCCATACCTATATGGCTGCAGAAAACTTAGAAATGGCAGGCAAAGAGCTTAATGTGGCTATAAAAGTGGAGACACAAGGGTCTATAGGGGCAGAAAATCAATTGACAGAAAACGACATAAATGAAGCGGATGCAGTCATAATTGCTGCTGCGACAAAAGTCGACAAGTCCCGCTTCGAAGGTAAACCTATACTGGAAGTTCCGGTTGAGGAAGCTATAAAAAATCCAAAAGAATTGATTGAAAAAGCATTGAAGATGGAAAAACCGAAAAATTACGTAGAAAAAGTGGAAAAGATTCATGAAGAAAGGGCCAGCCAAAGGACAGGTGCTTACAAGCATTTGATGACAGGTGTATCCTACATGATTCCATTTGTCGTCGCTGGTGGTATATCCATAGCACTTTCATTCCTATGGGGCTACAAGGCATTTCAGGTACCGGGCACATTGCCTGCTGCATTGATGCAAATCGGCGGTGGATCTGCATTCGCACTTATGGTTCCAATACTTTCTGGATTTTTGGCTTATTCTATAGCAGATAGACCTGGACTTGTACCAGGTATGGTAGGAGGTATGTTGGCAGTATCAACTGGTGCAGGATTTTTAGGCGGCATCATATCTGGTTTTCTCGCTGGTTATACAGTCTACTACCTGAAAAAGACCATAAAATTGCCTAAGACGATGGAAGGCCTAATGCCGGTCCTTATACTGCCGGTATTATCGACGCTTATCGTAGGTCTTCTCATGATATACGTTGTTGGCACACCGATGAAGACCATAATGACAGGTCTTACAAATTGGCTTAAGGGAATGAGCTCCACAAATGCAGTCATATTTGGCGCACTATTAGGACTTATGATGGCGTTTGACATGGGTGGCCCTGTCAACAAGACAGCATACACATTTGCAACAGGTCTTTTGGCGTCAAATGTGTTTATGCCTATGGCTGCGGTTATGGCTGCAGGAATGACACCGCCTTTAGGTTTAGCGCTTGCAACAGTCATATTTAAAAATAGATTTACAAAAGAGGAAAGAGAAGCAGGCAAAGCAGCATGGGTTTTAGGTGCATCATTTATAACAGAAGGCGCTATACCGTTTGCTGCAGCAGATCCATTTAGAGTAATACCTTCCATTATGGTAGGATCCGCGGTTACAGGCGCACTTTCCATGTTGTTCCATATAGAACTTAGAGCGCCTCATGGCGGGATATTTGTAATACCAATCGCTGTATCAAATCCGCTCTTATACATTTTTGCTATACTTGTAGGTATGGTTGTGACAGCCTTCATGATAGGGCTTCTGAAAAAGAAAGTATCGTAA
- a CDS encoding PTS sugar transporter subunit IIA, with translation MIEEILDKDMMIFDLKSKDKLSVLKELIRPLAEKGAIEDEGKFLEVVLKREEEYSTGIGMGVAIPHGKSNLVKKASLVFGKSKDGIDYNSMDGKPAYLFFLIAAPEDSDNLHLKILAKLSRSLMHEEVRDELNKAETYEDVINAFKKYE, from the coding sequence ATGATTGAAGAGATACTTGACAAAGACATGATGATATTCGATTTGAAATCGAAAGATAAATTATCTGTATTAAAAGAGCTTATAAGGCCATTGGCAGAAAAAGGAGCCATTGAGGACGAAGGAAAGTTTTTGGAGGTAGTGCTAAAAAGGGAAGAGGAGTACTCCACAGGCATTGGAATGGGTGTTGCAATACCGCATGGGAAAAGCAACTTAGTGAAAAAGGCGTCATTAGTTTTTGGAAAGTCGAAAGATGGCATAGACTATAATTCCATGGATGGGAAACCAGCATATCTGTTCTTTCTTATTGCAGCACCTGAGGATTCTGACAATTTGCATCTTAAGATTTTAGCTAAGCTTTCAAGGTCATTGATGCATGAGGAGGTGAGAGATGAACTGAATAAGGCTGAGACTTATGAGGATGTCATAAATGCTTTCAAAAAATATGAGTAA
- a CDS encoding LacI family DNA-binding transcriptional regulator: protein MNSKEIAKIAGVSRSTVSRVINNYPNVPPDTREKVLKVIKEYNYVPHASARMLRGKSSKTIGLVIVDIKKDSDIHKIYDNVYFGPFTTAVVDFANRIGYNVLITTVFKVKDYKKVKEIFYNKTISGAIFIGVRNSDPEIKSLIEEGFKIAIVDQEIKEEDEIFNKSIIVNMDNLNGAYEATKYLINLGHKEIAHISGDLDKLSGFARLEGYKKALKEAGITYDNHYIVKGSFVEESGYNATHKLFKKIKPTAIFAANDQMAIGAMQALQELEYNVPDDVSIIGFDDITISRYIKPALTTMSVSLLQMAELCVENLVKSIEGESEIIAKFLVSAKLIERESCRKISE from the coding sequence ATGAATAGCAAAGAAATAGCAAAAATTGCTGGTGTTTCACGCAGTACTGTTTCAAGAGTAATAAATAATTATCCAAATGTTCCTCCTGATACAAGAGAGAAAGTATTAAAAGTTATTAAAGAATATAATTATGTTCCACATGCATCGGCGAGAATGTTAAGAGGAAAATCGTCTAAAACAATAGGTCTTGTCATAGTTGATATAAAAAAAGACTCAGATATACATAAGATATATGACAATGTTTATTTTGGACCATTTACTACTGCAGTAGTGGATTTTGCAAATAGAATTGGTTATAATGTCCTTATAACAACGGTTTTTAAAGTTAAAGATTATAAAAAAGTAAAGGAGATTTTTTATAACAAAACTATCAGTGGTGCTATATTTATTGGTGTGAGAAATAGTGATCCTGAAATAAAAAGTCTTATCGAGGAAGGATTCAAGATAGCAATTGTAGATCAGGAAATAAAAGAAGAAGACGAAATATTCAATAAAAGTATTATTGTAAATATGGACAACTTAAATGGAGCTTATGAAGCAACAAAATATCTTATAAATTTAGGACATAAGGAAATAGCTCATATATCAGGAGATTTGGATAAGCTATCGGGATTTGCACGGTTAGAAGGATATAAAAAAGCATTAAAAGAAGCAGGTATTACGTATGATAATCACTATATAGTAAAAGGCAGTTTTGTTGAGGAAAGTGGGTATAATGCTACACATAAGTTATTTAAAAAAATAAAACCAACTGCAATTTTTGCAGCAAATGATCAAATGGCAATAGGTGCTATGCAAGCACTTCAAGAATTAGAATATAATGTACCTGATGATGTTTCAATAATTGGCTTTGATGATATAACTATTTCGCGTTATATAAAACCTGCGTTAACAACTATGAGCGTTTCGCTCTTGCAAATGGCAGAATTATGTGTAGAAAATTTAGTTAAATCGATTGAAGGTGAATCTGAAATTATAGCTAAATTTCTTGTTTCTGCAAAGCTGATAGAAAGAGAGTCTTGCAGAAAAATTAGTGAGTAG
- the pfkB gene encoding 1-phosphofructokinase, with translation MVTTVTVNPAIDRTLIVNDFRLGAVNRVSRTIIDAGGKGINVAKNLKNLGCDVKCLGFMGPNGKYIENVLKESGIDCRFVQIKSDIRTNIKIVDEINHTYTDINEAGPDVSQSEIEKLISSINEHADLSDVIVLSGSLLPNMEEDFYRQIIEKVNEKGAKVILDADGDALKLGIEGKPYMIKPNIHELRRVSKKNLESVDEIIEEGVRIIESGISIVAVSMGGSGSMVVTKERAYKVRPIKVQVKGTVGAGDAYVAGFAYGLSENLPVEDTIKIASSASTSVIMREGTKACSLKDVEELKKKVEIEVIER, from the coding sequence ATGGTTACGACGGTGACGGTAAATCCGGCGATAGACAGGACGCTAATAGTAAATGATTTTAGATTAGGTGCAGTAAACAGGGTGTCAAGAACCATAATTGATGCAGGCGGGAAAGGCATAAATGTCGCAAAAAATTTAAAAAATTTAGGTTGTGACGTCAAGTGCTTAGGCTTTATGGGACCAAACGGCAAGTACATCGAAAATGTCTTAAAGGAATCAGGGATTGACTGCAGGTTTGTCCAAATCAAAAGTGACATAAGGACAAATATAAAGATAGTTGATGAGATTAACCATACTTATACTGATATAAACGAAGCTGGTCCAGATGTTTCTCAAAGTGAAATAGAAAAGCTAATTTCGAGCATAAATGAGCATGCTGATTTATCGGATGTGATTGTTCTATCAGGAAGCCTGCTTCCTAATATGGAGGAGGATTTTTATAGACAAATAATTGAGAAGGTCAACGAAAAAGGCGCAAAAGTCATATTAGATGCTGATGGTGATGCTTTAAAGCTTGGCATAGAAGGAAAGCCATACATGATAAAGCCCAATATCCATGAACTTCGAAGGGTATCAAAGAAAAATCTTGAAAGTGTTGATGAGATTATTGAAGAAGGCGTGAGAATAATTGAAAGTGGAATTTCAATTGTGGCAGTATCGATGGGTGGCAGTGGAAGCATGGTGGTGACCAAAGAGAGGGCGTACAAAGTAAGACCGATAAAGGTTCAAGTGAAAGGGACGGTAGGAGCTGGAGATGCCTACGTGGCAGGTTTTGCCTATGGACTAAGCGAGAATCTTCCTGTAGAAGACACTATAAAGATAGCATCATCTGCGTCTACATCAGTTATCATGAGGGAAGGCACTAAGGCATGTTCTTTAAAAGATGTGGAAGAACTTAAGAAAAAGGTTGAAATTGAAGTAATAGAAAGGTGA